Proteins encoded within one genomic window of Bombina bombina isolate aBomBom1 chromosome 1, aBomBom1.pri, whole genome shotgun sequence:
- the LOC128666278 gene encoding olfactory receptor 1019-like — protein sequence MDIENVTQFSVFHLIGFSDLPTWNLLLLLLFIFSFLVSLVGNSVIILIIIFDSSLHNPMYLFLLNLSFLDICSINVTAPQVMVIFGSMYYTVSFADCISQVYFYLVFTDAEFFLLPVMAYDRYVAICSPLHYYKIMKKEVCILLAVAPWAFGFIDMLSCTILTSQLSYCNSHIINNFFCDLTALMKLSCSDTSIIELVTFVEGVVFGFTPFFITLTSYAYIILNVLKINSVDGRRKAFSTCSSHITVVILFYGTIICMYMRPSSDYSPAQDKLFAVFYTTTVPMLNPLIYTLRNRDIKRAILKVLVNKHNPSFKDRPGKEEAAFLAKHPIQIGLNTLTNSSNLNNTDNFKIQSPLFFSLPEEDLGIPDGNVQDRDIVPLKLPINNPDLISSGFFPSQMIHKSPPHARLSYLFVIVFPSTASKKEDLLYDIGQFMIYMFKLIGHFVLV from the exons ATGGATATAGAAAATGTGACCCAGTTCTCTGTTTTTCATCTTATTGGTTTCTCCGATCTCCCTACATGGAACTTACTTCTTTTACTGCTGTTTATTTTCTCCTTTTTAGTGTCTTTGGTTGGGAACTCTGTCATCATTTTGATAATCATTTTTGATTCAAGTCTGCACaatccaatgtatttatttttgctgaATCTGTCATTTTTGGACATTTGTTCTATTAATGTTACAGCCCCACAAGTTATGGTTATATTTGGCTCAATGTATTACACAGTTTCCTTTGCAGACTGTATTTCGCAAGTATATTTTTACCTTGTCTTCACTGATGCAGAATTCTTTCTTCTCCCAGTCATGGCATATGACCGTTATGTGGCAATATGTAGTCCACTTCATTACTATAAAATCATGAAGAAGGAAGTATGTATTCTACTGGCAGTAGCACCATGGGCATTTGGATTTATCGATATGTTATCTTGTACTATACTAACATCTCAGTTGTCCTACTGCAACTCTCACATCATCAATAATTTTTTCTGTGATCTTACTGCCCTCATGAAATTATCCTGTAGTGACACTTCCATTATTGAGCTTGTTACGTTTGTTGAAGGGGTTGTCTTTGGTTTCACACCTTTTTTCATTACGCTGACCTCATATGCATATATTATTCTGAATGTGCTGAAGATTAACTCAGTTGATGGCAGAAGAAAAGCGTTTTCTACATGTTCGTCACACATCACTGTTGTCATTCTTTTCTATGGGAcaatcatatgtatgtatatgagaccATCTTCAGACTATTCACCTGCTCAAGATAAACTTTTTGCAGTTTTTTATACGACTACTGTTCCAATGTTAAACCCTCTAATATACACTTTAAGAAATCGTGATATAAAAAGGGCAATTTTAAAAGTATTGGTTAATAAACATAACCCTTCATTCAAAGATAG GCCGGGGAAGGAAGAGGCTGCTTTCCTGGCCAAGCATCCTATCCAAATCGGTCTCAATACTCTTACCAACAGTTCCAATCTCAACAACACAGACAATTTCAAAATCCAATCTCCACTGTTTTTTTCCCTTCCAGAGGAAGACCTTGGAATCCCAGATGGCAACGTTCAAGACAGAGATATCGTCCCCCTCAAG ttacCAATCAATAACCCGGATCTGATTTCCAGTGGATTTTTTCCATCTCAGATGATCCATAAATCTCCACCTCATGCAA GACTCagttatttatttgttattgttttcccTTCAACAGCTTCAAAGAAAGAGGATTTGTTGTATGATATTGGGCAGTTTATGATCTACATGTTTAAGCTGATTGGTCATTTTGTTCTTGTCTAA